CCAATTTTATTATAATTGTTTTCTAAAGGATAAATATCATAAGCAACTTCTTCGTATGGATGAGTATTTATTAAAACATTTATTATTTTTGATTTTAGATATTCAGGAAATACAGTTTCAAAACGAATTTCTTTTTCATCATGGATTTTTCCAATATCGCCAATAAACGGAGTAGAGTTTTCTGATGCTCTAAAAGTTCCATCACCAACAACATTAAAACTACACTTATCATATTTGCCAATCATGCCTGCACCAGCTTCAAATATTGCATCTCTTACCTTATCAATATACTTAACAGGAATAAATGTTACCAACTTTTTTAGTTTTCCTTGAGAAGATGATAATATTTTTGTATTTATCAATTCTAATTTATCACAAATTCTTGAATTAACACCGTCTGAGATACTATCAAAATTTGTATGAGCAGCATAAATAGCAATGTTATTTTTAATTGCTTTAATAATAATTCTTTCAACATAATTTCCCCCTGTTAATTTTTTAATACCACTGAAAATAACAGGATGATGGGATATTATCATATCAGCCCCGATTGATATTGCTTCATCAATAACTTCTTCTGTTACATCAATTGCGAGCAATACTGCATTAACATTATTTTCATTATTACCGGTAATTAAACCTGAATTATCATATTCTTCCTGCAAAGACAAGGGTGCTATATCTTCTAAAAAATTTACAATATCTTTTATTTTCATATTAATTAAAATGGAATTCTTAAAAATAGAATAATTACAAAAATAAAAATAAATGTAACTAATTGGTATTTGAAGTGAACTATATTTCGACTTCGCGTTCGGCTGAGACTTTATTACATAAACTAACTATC
This Bacteroidales bacterium DNA region includes the following protein-coding sequences:
- a CDS encoding Nif3-like dinuclear metal center hexameric protein — encoded protein: MKIKDIVNFLEDIAPLSLQEEYDNSGLITGNNENNVNAVLLAIDVTEEVIDEAISIGADMIISHHPVIFSGIKKLTGGNYVERIIIKAIKNNIAIYAAHTNFDSISDGVNSRICDKLELINTKILSSSQGKLKKLVTFIPVKYIDKVRDAIFEAGAGMIGKYDKCSFNVVGDGTFRASENSTPFIGDIGKIHDEKEIRFETVFPEYLKSKIINVLINTHPYEEVAYDIYPLENNYNKIGMGMIGELQNKVDTKEFLFQVKNIFNTEFIKHTKIIKNKIKKIAVCGGSGSFLLKNAIKKGADIFISADFKYHQFFDSENKIIIVDIGHYESEQFTKDIFYEILTKKFPKFAFHLTKINTNPIKYL